A stretch of the Uranotaenia lowii strain MFRU-FL chromosome 3, ASM2978415v1, whole genome shotgun sequence genome encodes the following:
- the LOC129757990 gene encoding uncharacterized protein LOC129757990 gives MGRKINFAEKPKKGPGRKAKKQKDPSFPASLTKGADDEAKKLSHRQKTRIKKRTENQILKRKVNEEKSQISKKAKKNSHETNGHKLDNSAIEQTRAKYAKAVKKAKDSLPTSDQSSEEEYDSEESLPDDGPKMRDLLSSDEEGNDSGDGEASSKLKEMMDSDDDEDFDGDQDSSDEDDDDKSSMLPIERIGQKMKKKKEQLDRMADDELQDQAANREKFEFPSETQDAPTNLQDVHMRIKEIIGVLADFTVNRDPNHSRAEYMDLLKKDLCLYYSYNEFFMDQLIKIFSPNELLDFLEASEVQRPLTIRTNSLKTRRRDLAQALINRGVNLDPVGKWSKEGLVVYSSQVPLGATPEYLAGQYMIQGASSMLPVISLAPEENERILDLCAAPGGKSSHIAALMKNTGILFANDVNKDRLQAVVGNFHRLGIQNAIVTNIDGSKYREVMTGFDRVLLDAPCTGSGVISKDASVKTTKTETDIQRCYNLQRKLLLTAIDCATANSKTGGIIVYSTCSILPQENEWVIDYALRKRNVRLVATGLDFGSEGFVNFAGQKYHPSMKLTRRYYPHSFNMDGFFVAKLQKFSDSIPTNNQADEDEEEEVEDTTEQDEKLPKKIDKRDWYYKDIIEKRKKQREDPNHVLKVFEKPSKSKKSNAPGKEVAADNAALNIKTPKAKKRMSLPHVDVVETDLTVKSAKKQKKLKRLSLPGAIGARKIKT, from the exons ATGGGCAGGAAGataaattttgctgaaaagCCCAAAAAAGGACCAGGAAGAAAAGCTAAAAAGCAAAAGGATCCATCTTTTCCAGCTAGCTTGACTAAAG GTGCAGATGATGAGGCCAAGAAATTGTCTCACAGGCAGAAAACGCGAATCAAGAAAAGAAcggaaaaccaaattttgaaaagaaaggtgaatgaagaaaaatcacaaatttctaagaaagccaaaaaaaattcacatgaaACAAATGGTCATAAACTCGATAATTCGGCTATTGAGCAAACCAGGGCTAAGTACGCTAAAGCCGTGAAAAAAGCCAAAGATTCATTGCCAACGAGTGATCAAAGCTCTGAAGAAGAATATGATTCTGAAGAAAGCCTTCCGGATGATGGTCCAAAAATGCGTGATTTATTGTCCAGTGATGAAGAGGGAAACGATTCAGGCGATGGCGAAGCTAGCTCGAAGCTCAAAGAAATGATGGATTCGGACGATGATGAAGATTTTGATGGAGATCAAGATTCTAGTGACGAAGATGATGACGACAAGAGTTCCATGCTGCCGATTGAGAGAATcggacaaaaaatgaaaaagaaaaaggaacaGCTTGATCGCATGGCTGATGACGAACTTCAAGATCAGGCGGCTAACAGGGAAAAGTTTGAATTTCCCAGCGAGACGCAAGACGCTCCAACTAATTTGCAAGATGTCCATATGCGTATAAAAGAAATCATCGGTGTATTAGCTGACTTTACCGTTAATCGAGATCCCAATCATTCGAGGGCAGAATATATGGATTTATTGAAGAAAGATTTATGTTTGTATTATTCATACAACGAATTTTTCATGGatcaattgataaaaatattttctccaaACGAACTGCTGGATTTCCTGGAAGCATCCGAGGTGCAACGACCTCTTACAATACGAACAAACAGTTTGAAAACGCGTCGACGAGATCTCGCACAAGCATTGATTAATAGAGGAGTCAATCTGGATCCAGTAGGCAAGTGGTCAAAGGAAGGACTTGTTGTTTACAGCTCACAg GTACCGTTGGGAGCAACCCCTGAATATTTAGCCGGGCAGTATATGATTCAAGGCGCCTCCAGTATGCTACCTGTAATATCGCTGGCACCGGAAGAGAACGAAAGAATTTTGGACCTGTGTGCGGCTCCTGGAGGTAAAAGTTCGCATATAGCTGCACTTATGAAAAACACCGGTATCCTCTTCGCAAACGATGTCAACAAAGACCGGCTCCAAGCAGTAGTTGGTAATTTCCACAGGCTGGGCATACAAAACGCTATTGTGACAAATATCGATGGTTCAAAGTATCGCGAAGTAATGACCGGATTTGATAGAGTTTTGTTGGATGCTCCATGTACAGGATCTGGAGTTATTTCGAAAGACGCTAGTGTTAAAACAACCAAGACAGAAACCGACATACAAAGGTGTTACAATCTACAGAGAAAACTTTTACTGACGGCCATAGATTGTGCAACTGCCAATTCGAAAACTGGAGGCATAATCGTATATTCGACATGTTCTATTCTCCCACAAGAAAACGAATGGGTCATTGATTACGCTCTGCGAAAACGGAACGTTAGGCTTGTAGCCACTGGCTTGGATTTTGGAAGTGaaggttttgtaaattttgctgGCCAAAAATATCATCCATCGATGAAACTAACTCGTCGTTACTATCCACACTCGTTTAATATGGATGGATTTTTTGTTGCTAAATTGCAAAAGTTTTCAGATAGCATTCCAACTAACAATCAAGCGGATGAGGATGAAGAAGAGGAAGTCGAGGACACTACAGAACAAGATGAAAAGCTTCCTAAGAAAATCGATAAGCGGGATTGGTATTATAAGGATATTAtagaaaaacggaaaaaacaACGGGAAGATCCCAATCATGTTCTGAAGGTTTTCGAAAAACCATCGAAATCAAAGAAATCTAATGCTCCTGGGAAAGAAGTAGCAGCTGATAACGCCGCACTCAACATCAAAACTCCGAAAGCGAAGAAAAGAATGTCTCTTCCCCATGTTGATGTAGTCGAAACCGACTTAACCGTTAAAAGCgctaaaaagcaaaaaaagttaaaacgtCTGTCTTTGCCAGGAGCTATCGGAGCACGCAAAATTAAAACCTAG
- the LOC129757989 gene encoding programmed cell death 6-interacting protein has product MPNFISVPLKKPYDVEIVRPLKNLIKSLNNNLGPEKLAHFENAVEKLNVLRKTAVWKSYEKQESSLESIYGYYDQLSALETKIVVQDLQIPFKWKDAFDKGSIFGGRTSMTISSMAYEKVCVMFNIAALQSAIASTQNFQSDEGLKLAAKLFQQSAGAFEFLKNMVPAAIAQTPTSDMNPDTLAALGSIMLAQSQEVFVLKAIKDNMKDLVIAKLCCQCESLYADVLRLIQKESVRNLWDKDWIPIIAAKQAGLNGLTMYYHSLVSKSNKAIGEEIAKLQKAVELFKVSGSKTEKVLYLEEYLAKAEKNLTEAKKDNDFIYNEIIPDINTLPAPPKALVVKVLAPTDPLSASFEDIFDELVPVLVNQALSTSENIKNEFVSNEIIKIREATQMLNSILLSLNLPAAIETSDNTSNLPPSLLEKSKIVRANGGIATLKNMINELPELLKRNRDILNETASMLLSESESDEQLKAKFGDKWTRIPSAKLTQTFKENLEAYKKIIDNAITADKTVQSKFESNLNGLEMLSLTEEELAKKLPSCETSKDLTNLNSANELRKLMDDVKTLREERDALESELKSVSIDMKKQFLSAFSTTGTIDSASMTVAEIEKLLAPLKERVKKNVALQESIISNIQQTHSQFVSDVGLTSQSVESMQTQLAAAFDLFSELQSNLRDGIKFYNDLTHLLVTFQSKVSDFCYARKTEKEELLRDLTQHASKEVPLVTAQMPREQSTAPALDQTTSASTTVPYPMQPQGMPLPYGYGTQYTNSMPPPMPQGFNPYATLPYPGVYQNIAQPFGFPNYGTYPGAYNNQNNIQRP; this is encoded by the exons ATGCCGAATTTTATAAGCGTTCCGCTTAAAAAGCCTTATGACGTGGAAATTGTGAGGCCACTGAAGAATTTAATCAAAAGTTTGAACAATAATCTAGGCCCAGAAAAATTGGCTCATTTTGAAAATGCAGTGGAAAAGTTGAATGTACTTCGAAAAACTGCAGTATGGAAATCGTACGAAAAGCAGGAAAGCTCACTGGAATCGATTTATGG ATATTATGACCAGTTGAGCGCAttggaaacaaaaattgtaGTTCAGGATCTTCAAATACCATTCAAGTGGAAAGATGCTTTCGATAAAGGATCAATTTTCGGCGGTCGTACCAGTATGA CAATCTCTTCGATGGCGTACGAAAAAGTATGCGTGATGTTTAACATCGCAGCACTGCAAAGCGCTATTGCTTCAACACAAAACTTTCAGAGCGATGAAGGCTTAAAACTTGCAGCTAAGCTTTTTCAACAAAGCGCTGGGGCTTTCGAGTTCCTGAAAAATATGGTACCAGCAGCTATCGCTCAAACTCCGACGAGCGATATGAATCCTGATACTCTAGCAGCCCTCGGAAGCATCATGTTGGCGCAATCCCAGGAAGTATTTGTACTAAAGGCTATCAAAGATAATATGAAAGATTTGGTGATTGCTAAGCTATGCTGTCAATGCGAAAGTTTGTACGCAGACGTTTTGAGATTAATTCAAAAGGAATCAGTACGCAACCTTTGGGATAAAGATTGGATTCCAATCATTGCAGCCAAACAAGCCGGTCTAAACGGACTTACTATGTATTACCATAGCTTAGTATCAAAGTCTAACAAAGCTATCGGCGAGGAAATCGCTAAGCTGCAAAAGGCCGTTGAATTGTTTAAAGTGTCAGGATCGAAAACAGAAAAAGTCTTGTATTTAGAGGAGTATTTAGCgaaagctgaaaaaaatttgactgaAGCTAAAAAGGATAATGATTTCATTTATAATGAAATTATACCAGATATAAATACGCTGCCAGCACCACCGAAGGCTTTGGTTGTCAAAGTTTTGGCGCCGACCGACCCATTGAGTGCTAGTTTTGAGGATATATTCGATGAGCTGGTTCCGGTTTTGGTCAATCAAGCCCTTTCTACTAGCGaaaacatcaaaaatgaatTCGTCTCTAATGAAATCATCAAAATTCGAGAAGCAACGCAAATGTTGAATAGCATACTTTTGAGTTTGAACCTGCCAGCAGCAATAGAAACTTCAGACAACACTTCTAATTTGCCCCCATCTCTGttggaaaaatctaaaattgttcGTGCTAACGGGGGAATTGCtacattgaaaaatatgataaatgagCTTCCGGAGCTTCTCAAAAGAAACCGTGACATATTGAACGAG ACAGCCTCCATGTTATTGAGTGAAAGCGAATCTGATGAACAGCTCAAGGCAAAGTTTGGAGATAAGTGGACCAGAATTCCTTCAGCTAAACTCACACAAACTTTCAAAGAAAACCTTGAAGCTTACAAGAAAATTATTGATAATGCTATTACAGCCGATAAAACTGTTCAATCAAAATTCGAAAGCAATCTGAATGGCTTGGAAATGCTTTCATTAACGGAAGAGGAGCTTGCTAAAAAGCTACCAAGTTGTGAAACCAGCAAAGATCTAACAAATCTCAACTCTGCTAATGAACTTCGGAAATTGATGGATGATGTCAAAACACTGCGCGAGGAAAGAGATGCTTTAGAATCGGAACTTAAATCAGTTTCAATAGatatgaaaaaacaatttttgtccgCATTTTCTACGACTGGAACAATTGATTCGGCTTCAATGACTGTAGCTGAAATTGAGAAGCTCTTGGCGCCTCTTAAAGAGCGAGTGAAAAAAAACGTTGCATTACAAGAGTCGATTATCAGTAACATTCAACAAACACATAGTCAGTTTGTTTCTGATGTCGGGCTAACCAGTCAATCTGTGGAAAGCATGCAAACACAGCTTGCAGCTGCTTTTGATCTTTTCTCGGAGCTTCAATCCAATCTCAGAGACGGAATCAAATTCTACAATGACTTGACTCATCTCTTGGTGACTTTCCAAAGCAAAGTATCCGATTTTTGCTATGCCCGTAAAACAGAAAAAGAGGAGTTACTAAGAGATTTGACTCAGCACGCTAGCAAAGAGGTGCCATTGGTTACCGCACAAATGCCTAGGGAACAATCCACAGCACCTGCCCTTG ATCAAACCACCTCTGCATCTACGACAGTACCATATCCAATGCAACCTCAAGGAATGCCTTTGCCATACGGATATGGTACACAGTATACTAATAGTATGCCTCCTCCAATGCCCCAAGGATTCAATCCATATGCTACATTACCTTATCCAG gtgtttatcaaaatattgctcaGCCTTTTGGTTTTCCCAACTATGGAACATACCCCGGAGCATATAATAATCAAAACAACATACAGCGCCCATAG